The genomic interval GAATGATGAACTCGAAGTAAAAATGACTATATATGATTTAATTTGGAGAGTCGGTAGTGGTACTCGGCGGTGGTACTTCTAGATATCGGAACAATTAACATCAGTTGGTGATCAATCCATACATACTACAAGAAAAAGGGGTTGATGTACAACAGCTACCCAACACTTAGGGTATCAAGCCCGTTCACTAGAATACGTCACATACAGAAATCATAAAATGACTATATTGGAAGTcttacagtatgtactatatgggtacaagtacagtatgtactgctTCATTTGATAAACTGATCTACAAATACAGAGGTGACGTTTATTTTTGTCTTCTCCTATTAATAGTTGGTATTACCATATACTTACTGACACTTTTCTTGTTGACTATTGTTCAGCTGAAGTCCCAAGTAATATCCGACCTAGCCCCTCACGTCTAGCTGAAACTTATTAAACCACTCAACAAACAGCATCTTCCATATCAGCAGCAAGAATAATGGAAATATCATCATCATGACGAATTTAGGTAAAGAGCAAATATACAAAAACTGTTATACTGCTCTTTTTTCATCCAACTAAGAATTTcatatatactgtaccttgTCCTTCCACGCACCTCCTACAGCCCCTTATGATGAGTAAGCAGATTAGGGTTACCCTCTTCCTGCCATGtatcttctcctccctccCATATAAATACGGATTACAGCAACATGAGTACCCCTCCTTATTACAACATCTACCGGGTCAGCAGGTGAGTTTAGCAGAGTTATTGGATGGGACAGGCCCGAGATGAATACTATGTCTTTTCCAGCTTCATTCCTTGCTATTTGACTGATTTTTCATGACATGTTGCGAGGTCCGGCAGTGCAGTCATGGATACCTAAGGACAATAGAGGGAACGGCAGTGACGATGTCACAGTCATGACACTACTTATTCCATCCTATACGATATGTCCACCCGGTAACCACCACAGACCCCGGCTATACTAACGCAGCATAGGAACAGCTCTCACGGAGGCCCTGGATGAGCTGATTCGAGATAGCACGATCCCGCCACAGCTGGCGCTtaaggtggtggaggtgtttgaCCGGGTCATGGCCGACACTCTGCGAAATGATGTGCGCAATCGAATGTCCTTCAAGGGCGAATTGCATACCTACCGAGGGCTGGAGGACGTGTGGACGTTCATCATCCGACGGGTGGTGTTCAAGATGGACAACAATGACGTGGTCAACgccgacaagatcaagattGTTACCTGTAATGCCCGGAAGGCCGGTGATGCGTAAGTGTCACCGTTTACCAAGCGTTCTCATGACGTTGTCTTTTTTGTGCCATGAGAATGCTCAAGCGGTCAGAGTGAAGGACATGCAGACCAGGCACACAAACCCCTGGCATTTGTTTCTTTGCGTCTAACGTCTGATGTCCGTTCAGAGTGATTCTCCTCTATATAGTACCCCACTTGATTCTGCACTTTGAGTAAAAAGTTCTCGGTGCAAGAGATAATATATGTTTGGTTTTATCAGA from Yarrowia lipolytica chromosome 1F, complete sequence carries:
- a CDS encoding uncharacterized protein (Compare to YALI0F22136g, similar to Saccharomyces cerevisiae TOA2 (YKL058W); ancestral locus Anc_2.580, similar to uniprot|Q7SEH7 Neurospora crassa NCU09748.1 hypothetical protein) encodes the protein MSTPPYYNIYRVSSIGTALTEALDELIRDSTIPPQLALKVVEVFDRVMADTLRNDVRNRMSFKGELHTYRGLEDVWTFIIRRVVFKMDNNDVVNADKIKIVTCNARKAGDA